Proteins from one Brevibacillus humidisoli genomic window:
- the fliW gene encoding flagellar assembly protein FliW, with product MNNGIQAGKLFFEEGIPGFPQLQFFQLKQHEPNSPFYSLDSMEEEQVGFWLVDPFSFFREYQFTLSDSAKASLRIDETSTPVGVLNIVTIRSNNQVTVNLKAPIVLNLANRMGRQVILNDDRYSVRQPLVPVNQQQAGG from the coding sequence ATGAACAACGGCATTCAGGCAGGCAAGCTCTTCTTTGAAGAAGGAATCCCCGGGTTTCCTCAATTGCAGTTTTTCCAGCTGAAGCAGCATGAACCGAACAGCCCATTTTATTCACTCGACTCCATGGAAGAAGAGCAGGTAGGATTTTGGCTGGTCGATCCGTTCTCCTTTTTCAGAGAGTATCAGTTCACTCTCTCCGACTCAGCCAAGGCCAGTCTGCGAATCGATGAAACGAGTACGCCGGTGGGTGTTCTCAATATCGTCACCATTCGTTCCAACAATCAGGTGACGGTCAACCTGAAAGCGCCGATTGTGCTCAACCTTGCGAATCGGATGGGCAGACAAGTGATCTTAAACGATGACCGCTATTCGGTGCGTCAGCCGCTCGTTCCGGTCAACCAACAGCAGGCAGGCGGGTGA
- a CDS encoding cytidylyltransferase domain-containing protein produces the protein MINGKTVLAVIPARGGSKGVPRKNIKLLAGKPLIAWTIEAAKQSAYLDRVVVSTDDEEIASVAKNYGAEIPFLRPPELAQDDTPGIGPVLHALESLPSYNYVVLLQPTSPLRESQDIDRCIEVCREREVQACVSVTLADKPPQWMYHLDGKSRLQPLLPKQPFVARRQEAPDVYVLNGAVYVAQSEWLKHSRTFLTDVTAAYIMPKDRSLDIDSEIDFLVAAELQKSRV, from the coding sequence GTGATAAACGGAAAAACGGTATTGGCGGTTATCCCCGCACGCGGGGGATCGAAAGGCGTACCCAGAAAAAATATAAAACTTCTCGCCGGTAAACCGCTGATCGCCTGGACGATTGAAGCTGCCAAGCAGTCTGCTTATCTCGACCGAGTTGTCGTTTCAACTGATGATGAAGAGATTGCCAGCGTGGCCAAGAATTACGGAGCCGAAATTCCTTTCTTAAGGCCGCCAGAGTTGGCTCAAGATGATACACCGGGGATTGGGCCTGTCTTGCATGCGCTGGAAAGTCTACCATCCTATAATTACGTGGTCCTCTTGCAACCTACTTCACCGTTGCGAGAGTCGCAAGATATTGATCGGTGTATCGAAGTGTGTAGGGAGCGGGAAGTGCAGGCTTGTGTCTCGGTGACGTTAGCAGACAAGCCTCCCCAGTGGATGTACCACTTGGACGGGAAATCCCGCCTCCAGCCGCTTCTCCCTAAGCAGCCGTTCGTTGCTAGGAGGCAGGAGGCACCGGATGTATATGTTTTAAATGGTGCCGTATATGTTGCACAGAGCGAGTGGTTAAAGCATAGCCGTACATTTTTGACCGATGTAACAGCGGCATACATCATGCCCAAGGATCGATCGCTCGATATCGACAGCGAAATCGATTTTCTCGTCGCTGCGGAACTACAAAAATCTCGCGTCTAA
- a CDS encoding NAD-dependent 4,6-dehydratase LegB, with the protein MNLSGKKILVTGADGFIGSHLTEELVRRGYDVRAFVYYNSFNSWGWLDQAPLDIRAALDVFAGDIRDPYGVKKAMQDCDVVLHLAALIAIPYSYHSPDTYVDTNVKGTLNVLQAARELGLEKVVHTSTSEVYGTAQFVPITEEHPLQGQSPYSASKIGADQMAIAFHRSFEMPVSIIRPFNTYGPRQSARAVIPTIITQIANGERTLKLGTLHPTRDFNYVKDTVAGFIKVAESDQAIGEVINIGSNYEVSIGDTATIIAELMAADIEIVTEDKRVRPAKSEVERLWADNSKAKRLLNWTPQYGGLDGFKRGLSETIAWFTDKKNLHQYKAGMYNI; encoded by the coding sequence ATGAACCTCAGCGGCAAAAAAATTCTCGTCACTGGAGCAGATGGATTCATCGGCTCTCATCTAACAGAAGAACTGGTTCGTCGCGGTTATGACGTCCGCGCGTTTGTATATTACAACTCATTTAACTCTTGGGGCTGGCTCGACCAGGCTCCGCTGGACATCCGTGCGGCACTTGACGTATTTGCGGGAGACATCCGTGACCCCTACGGCGTAAAAAAAGCGATGCAGGACTGCGATGTCGTTCTGCATCTTGCGGCACTGATTGCGATCCCGTACTCTTATCATTCTCCGGACACATATGTTGATACCAATGTGAAGGGTACGTTGAACGTGTTGCAGGCAGCGCGTGAACTGGGTCTGGAGAAGGTTGTCCACACATCGACGAGCGAGGTCTACGGGACAGCCCAGTTTGTACCGATAACCGAAGAACATCCCTTGCAGGGGCAATCCCCCTACTCAGCGAGTAAAATTGGAGCTGATCAGATGGCGATCGCATTCCATCGCTCATTTGAGATGCCGGTATCTATTATACGTCCGTTTAACACCTACGGTCCTAGACAATCTGCACGGGCTGTTATACCCACGATTATCACCCAGATCGCCAATGGAGAGAGAACGCTTAAGCTGGGAACCCTGCACCCCACCCGGGATTTTAACTACGTAAAAGATACTGTGGCCGGCTTTATCAAGGTGGCTGAGTCGGACCAGGCAATTGGTGAAGTAATCAACATTGGCAGCAATTATGAAGTTTCGATTGGAGATACGGCTACTATCATAGCAGAGTTGATGGCCGCCGACATTGAAATCGTGACGGAAGATAAACGTGTCCGCCCGGCAAAAAGTGAAGTAGAGCGTCTGTGGGCTGATAACAGCAAAGCGAAGCGACTGCTCAACTGGACACCGCAATACGGCGGACTGGATGGTTTTAAAAGGGGCCTTTCCGAAACGATTGCCTGGTTTACTGATAAGAAAAACCTCCACCAATACAAAGCGGGAATGTATAACATATGA
- the csrA gene encoding carbon storage regulator CsrA, with amino-acid sequence MLVLSRKKNESIMVGDAIEIKVIAVEGDTVRIGIEAPRDVEVHRKEVYVAIKEENKLASERKLDWSVVKNLVSPGDVEE; translated from the coding sequence ATGTTAGTCCTTTCGCGAAAAAAGAATGAGTCGATAATGGTCGGTGACGCAATCGAGATCAAGGTGATCGCGGTGGAAGGCGATACGGTACGGATCGGGATCGAAGCTCCTCGCGATGTGGAGGTCCATCGCAAAGAGGTATACGTGGCGATTAAAGAGGAGAACAAGCTGGCCTCGGAGCGCAAGCTGGATTGGTCCGTTGTGAAGAATCTAGTGTCGCCTGGGGATGTAGAGGAATAG
- the neuB gene encoding N-acetylneuraminate synthase yields MQRTFIIAEAGVNHNGSLERAKDLIRVAAEAGADAVKFQTFKAEQIISRHAEKAAYQKQTTGTNESQLDMVKKLELDVSAHIQLKAYCEQYRIQFLSTPFDLESVDLLVQQIHVPTLKVPSGEITNGPLLLKMAQTDLPIILSTGMATLAEVEQALGVLAFGYTGKQSEPSIALFRSAYSSQEGQQALREKVTLLHCTTEYPCPYSEVNLRAMDTLSTAFGLPVGLSDHTEGIAVPIAAVARGARVIEKHFTLDKNLPGPDHRASLEPDELAAMITGIRQVESSLGSPVKAPSPSELRNREVVRKSLVAASGIGVGERFREDNLTYKRPGTGLSPMHYWEWLGKTANRLYQADEVIEE; encoded by the coding sequence ATGCAACGAACGTTTATCATCGCTGAAGCTGGCGTAAACCATAACGGTTCACTGGAGAGGGCTAAGGACCTGATTCGTGTCGCTGCCGAGGCCGGAGCAGATGCGGTCAAATTCCAGACATTTAAAGCGGAACAGATCATTAGCCGTCATGCGGAAAAGGCCGCTTATCAAAAACAAACGACCGGAACCAATGAATCACAATTGGACATGGTAAAAAAACTGGAACTGGATGTCTCAGCTCATATCCAATTGAAAGCGTACTGTGAGCAGTACCGGATTCAGTTTTTGTCTACTCCTTTCGATCTGGAAAGCGTTGACTTGCTTGTTCAGCAGATACACGTCCCGACATTAAAAGTGCCATCAGGGGAAATCACAAACGGACCGCTTCTGTTAAAAATGGCACAGACTGACCTGCCGATCATTCTCTCGACTGGGATGGCAACTCTGGCAGAGGTGGAACAGGCGCTGGGTGTACTCGCTTTCGGCTATACCGGCAAACAGTCGGAGCCGTCGATTGCGCTGTTTCGCTCAGCCTATAGCAGTCAAGAAGGACAGCAAGCATTGCGCGAAAAGGTAACATTGCTTCACTGCACGACGGAGTATCCGTGCCCATATAGCGAAGTAAATCTACGTGCAATGGATACTTTGTCTACTGCCTTTGGCTTGCCTGTCGGTCTGTCTGACCACACAGAGGGGATCGCGGTACCGATCGCCGCGGTTGCCAGAGGTGCTAGAGTGATCGAAAAACATTTCACATTGGATAAAAACCTGCCAGGACCTGATCATAGGGCTTCCTTGGAGCCAGACGAACTCGCTGCGATGATCACGGGAATCCGCCAAGTGGAATCGTCACTGGGATCGCCGGTAAAAGCACCTTCGCCCTCCGAGCTCAGGAATCGAGAGGTTGTCCGAAAAAGTTTGGTTGCTGCTAGCGGGATAGGCGTTGGAGAGAGGTTTAGAGAAGATAACCTGACGTATAAACGACCAGGAACAGGCCTTTCTCCCATGCACTACTGGGAATGGCTAGGGAAAACAGCAAACAGGCTCTATCAAGCAGATGAAGTGATTGAAGAATGA
- a CDS encoding flagellin has translation MIIQHNISALNTHRNLGINGQNLAKNVEKLSSGYRINRAADDAAGLSISERMRAQIRGMEQASRNSQDGISLIQVAEGALQTVNNMLVRIKELATQSANGTYDSTADRARLQEELEELNKEITNISANTKFNGISLLDGSATGGAIQLQIGQEAGQVLSLVVSNFDLTASVTGAVGAWDISTQTGASTVLGSIEAIINSVSAARSYLGANQNRLENTINNLNITAENLTAAESRIRDVDMAKEQMQFTKNNILTQASQAMLAQANQLPQGVLQLLR, from the coding sequence ATGATTATCCAACACAACATTTCTGCGTTGAACACCCACCGCAACCTGGGCATCAACGGTCAAAACCTGGCGAAGAACGTGGAGAAGCTGTCGTCCGGTTACCGCATCAACCGTGCTGCTGACGACGCAGCTGGTCTCTCCATCTCCGAGCGCATGCGTGCACAAATCCGCGGTATGGAGCAAGCTTCCCGCAACTCGCAAGACGGAATCTCTCTGATCCAAGTAGCTGAAGGTGCGCTGCAAACGGTAAACAACATGCTGGTTCGTATCAAAGAACTGGCTACGCAGTCTGCGAACGGTACGTATGACTCTACAGCTGACCGCGCTCGTTTGCAAGAAGAGTTGGAAGAATTAAACAAAGAGATTACCAACATTAGTGCAAACACGAAGTTTAACGGGATTAGTCTGCTCGATGGCAGTGCCACTGGTGGTGCTATCCAATTGCAGATTGGTCAAGAAGCTGGTCAAGTGTTAAGTTTGGTCGTTTCCAACTTTGATTTGACGGCGTCTGTGACAGGTGCCGTAGGTGCATGGGACATCTCAACACAAACGGGCGCTTCTACTGTTCTGGGCAGCATCGAAGCTATTATTAACTCGGTGAGTGCAGCCCGTTCATACTTGGGTGCTAACCAAAATCGTCTGGAGAACACAATCAACAACTTGAACATCACCGCAGAAAACCTGACGGCCGCTGAATCCCGTATTCGCGACGTTGATATGGCGAAAGAGCAAATGCAATTTACTAAGAACAACATCCTTACGCAAGCATCTCAAGCGATGCTGGCACAAGCAAATCAATTGCCGCAAGGTGTACTGCAACTGCTTCGTTAA
- the neuC gene encoding UDP-N-acetylglucosamine 2-epimerase, with amino-acid sequence MEKRKICVVTGTRAEYGLLYWLMKEIQDDPDLELQMVVTGMHLSPEFGLTYRTIVEDGFTIHEKVEMLLSSDTPVAITTSIGLGTIGFAVAFDRLQPNIVVLLGDRYEILAAAQAALVARIPIAHLHGGETTEGAIDEAIRHAVTKMSHFHFVSTEEYRRRVIQLGEVPERVYNVGAIGLDHIRQLTLLDREELESSIGFTLGKVNFLITYHPVTLSDRRPEESMNELLAALDEFPDAHLIFTKPNSDTGGRIISKMIDDYVSRDSSRRVAFTSLGQLRYLSAVKHVDVVIGNSSSGIIEVPAFRKPTVNLGDRQRGRVRAPSIIDCDETRTDIVAAINKALSTPFQRELSSLNSPYGNGSEYVSVKIKDLLKKAELRNVLMKSFFDLPAKEVL; translated from the coding sequence ATGGAGAAGCGTAAGATTTGCGTCGTAACCGGGACCCGGGCCGAATATGGTCTGCTGTATTGGCTTATGAAAGAAATCCAGGATGACCCAGATCTTGAACTCCAGATGGTCGTCACCGGAATGCATCTCTCCCCTGAGTTTGGATTAACGTATCGAACGATTGTGGAAGATGGGTTTACGATTCACGAAAAAGTAGAGATGCTGCTTTCAAGCGACACGCCTGTGGCTATTACAACTTCGATAGGTCTCGGAACCATTGGCTTTGCCGTAGCCTTTGACCGATTGCAGCCAAATATCGTTGTCTTGCTGGGAGACCGCTACGAGATACTAGCTGCCGCACAGGCTGCCCTAGTGGCCAGAATCCCTATCGCCCACCTTCATGGCGGTGAGACGACGGAGGGTGCTATTGACGAAGCGATTCGACATGCTGTTACCAAAATGTCTCACTTTCATTTTGTTTCAACAGAAGAGTATCGGCGTCGTGTCATTCAGCTTGGTGAGGTTCCCGAACGGGTATACAACGTCGGTGCAATCGGTTTAGATCATATACGACAGTTAACGTTGCTTGATCGGGAAGAGTTAGAGAGCTCGATCGGTTTCACACTGGGCAAAGTTAACTTTCTGATTACCTACCACCCGGTCACTTTAAGTGATAGACGCCCCGAAGAGTCCATGAATGAGTTGCTGGCAGCATTGGACGAGTTTCCAGATGCCCATCTGATCTTTACAAAGCCGAATTCCGATACGGGTGGCCGCATTATTTCAAAGATGATTGATGATTACGTTTCACGTGATTCCAGCAGACGTGTTGCTTTTACATCCCTTGGACAGCTCCGATACTTAAGCGCTGTGAAACATGTGGATGTAGTGATCGGCAATTCCTCTAGTGGAATCATTGAGGTTCCAGCTTTCAGGAAACCAACGGTGAATCTGGGGGATCGTCAACGGGGAAGAGTACGAGCACCATCCATCATTGATTGCGATGAAACCAGAACGGATATCGTGGCTGCAATTAATAAGGCACTATCCACCCCTTTTCAACGAGAGCTGAGTAGTCTTAACTCCCCATATGGCAATGGGAGTGAATACGTTTCTGTAAAAATAAAGGATCTGTTAAAAAAAGCTGAACTTCGTAATGTTCTCATGAAGTCATTTTTTGATCTTCCAGCAAAGGAGGTCCTGTAG
- a CDS encoding nucleotidyltransferase family protein, producing the protein MTWREMMVSPETPIIKTLEIIDASARQIALVVDHDDRLLGTVTDGDVRRGLLKGKSLNDPVSLVMNAYPTVASPYDSKENILALMKIKQLQQVPVVDEDGRVLHVEILGELLRPVRKENPVVLMAGGFGTRLRPLTQECPKPLLKVGDKPILETILNNFIDHGFYRFYISVHYKAEMIKEYFGDGSRWNVEIEYLHEDESLGTAGALSLLPMQPSSPFFVMNGDLLTKVNFEQLLDFHAAHRAKATMCVREYDHQVPYGVVRLNRHELLGIEEKPIQRFFVNAGIYVLDPSVIGMIPRNTFFDMPSLFDMLVKQQEQTIAFPIREYWLDIGRFTDFERANMEFAEVFG; encoded by the coding sequence ATGACCTGGCGAGAAATGATGGTTTCACCAGAGACCCCCATCATCAAAACATTGGAGATTATCGATGCGAGTGCCAGGCAGATCGCGTTGGTTGTCGATCATGATGACCGTCTCCTCGGTACGGTAACGGATGGAGATGTGCGTCGCGGTTTGCTCAAGGGAAAATCGCTCAACGATCCCGTGTCACTGGTGATGAACGCTTATCCAACCGTCGCATCACCGTATGATTCCAAGGAAAATATTCTGGCTCTAATGAAAATTAAACAGTTGCAGCAAGTCCCTGTTGTCGATGAGGATGGGCGAGTGCTGCATGTAGAGATATTGGGAGAACTGCTGCGACCGGTTAGGAAAGAAAATCCGGTAGTTTTGATGGCAGGCGGTTTTGGAACGCGGCTGCGGCCGCTTACGCAGGAATGCCCGAAACCGCTGTTAAAGGTTGGGGACAAGCCGATCCTGGAAACGATTCTCAATAACTTCATCGATCATGGTTTCTATCGTTTTTACATCTCCGTTCACTATAAAGCAGAGATGATCAAAGAGTATTTCGGAGACGGATCTCGTTGGAACGTAGAGATAGAGTATCTGCATGAAGACGAGTCCCTGGGGACCGCAGGTGCATTAAGCCTGCTCCCTATGCAACCATCATCTCCTTTTTTTGTGATGAACGGCGACCTGCTAACCAAGGTGAACTTTGAACAACTGCTCGATTTCCATGCGGCACACCGGGCCAAGGCCACCATGTGTGTCAGAGAATACGATCACCAGGTGCCTTATGGTGTTGTCAGATTAAATCGGCACGAGTTGTTGGGGATTGAAGAGAAACCGATACAGCGCTTTTTTGTCAATGCCGGCATCTACGTGCTAGATCCTTCGGTCATTGGCATGATCCCCCGCAATACCTTTTTTGATATGCCAAGCTTGTTTGATATGTTGGTGAAACAACAGGAACAGACCATCGCCTTTCCGATCCGGGAATACTGGCTGGACATTGGCCGGTTTACGGATTTTGAACGGGCTAATATGGAGTTTGCGGAGGTATTCGGGTGA
- a CDS encoding acetyltransferase: MNPVIVIGGGGHAKVLIDSLQAQLIPILGFTDISDKQGKTVLDVPFLGSDDQIYRYSPSEVELVNGIGSVVDASSRRQVFEAFKQRGYRFAAVIHPSAIVSRYAQLGEGVQVMAGAIIQPGTVIGANTILNTKASLDHDCHIGQHVHVAPGATLCGQVRVEDHAHVGAGATVLQGVTIGQASIVGAGAVVTQSVPQGITVVGVPARELSKG; the protein is encoded by the coding sequence ATGAATCCAGTCATCGTCATCGGCGGCGGCGGTCATGCCAAGGTTCTGATCGATTCGTTGCAAGCTCAACTCATCCCGATCCTCGGATTTACCGATATAAGTGATAAGCAGGGCAAAACGGTTTTAGATGTACCCTTTCTTGGTTCTGACGATCAGATCTATCGGTACTCACCGTCAGAAGTAGAACTGGTTAACGGAATAGGCTCAGTGGTCGATGCATCCTCCCGTCGACAGGTGTTTGAAGCGTTTAAGCAGCGAGGATACCGGTTTGCTGCGGTGATTCATCCTAGTGCAATCGTATCGCGATATGCCCAACTAGGAGAAGGTGTACAGGTGATGGCCGGGGCGATCATTCAACCGGGGACGGTGATTGGAGCGAACACAATCCTGAACACCAAAGCATCACTCGACCACGACTGCCATATTGGACAACACGTCCACGTTGCCCCAGGGGCAACACTTTGTGGTCAGGTACGGGTGGAAGATCACGCTCATGTTGGGGCGGGAGCTACAGTTCTGCAAGGGGTGACTATCGGACAAGCCAGCATTGTCGGCGCTGGGGCAGTAGTGACCCAATCCGTCCCACAGGGGATAACAGTGGTTGGAGTACCTGCACGCGAATTGTCAAAGGGGTGA
- a CDS encoding LegC family aminotransferase translates to MMKTFSVETVVSVLQSVVPAEERRVPLHEPVFEGNEWLYVKECLDTGWVSSVGKYVDRFEQMLCEYTGVKHAVAVVNGTAALHICLKLVDVQPGDEVLIPALTFVATANAVHYCGAIPHFVDSSQKTLGLDPVKLEQYLQEIADVRTDGCWNRQTGRRIKAVVPMHTFGHPVDLDRLVDVCQRYRLELVEDAAESLGSYYKGKHTGNWGKMSALSFNGNKLVTTGGGGAILTNDESLGRLAKHLTTTAKVPHPWAFLHDMVGYNYRLPNINAALGCAQLEKLPKFIERKRSLVQTYLHAFEKIEGVQLFTEPSFAESNYWLQVLLLDESYKDHRDELLEATDRAKIQTRPVWTPLHRLPMFQQCPRMDVSLAEQLERRIINIPSSPNLEAANHGEA, encoded by the coding sequence ATGATGAAAACGTTTAGCGTGGAAACGGTTGTGTCAGTCCTGCAGAGCGTAGTGCCAGCAGAGGAGCGCAGAGTCCCCCTTCATGAACCGGTATTTGAAGGGAACGAGTGGTTGTACGTCAAGGAATGTCTGGATACCGGTTGGGTTTCATCTGTGGGCAAGTATGTCGACCGTTTTGAGCAGATGCTGTGCGAATACACAGGGGTAAAGCATGCCGTTGCCGTGGTAAATGGGACGGCAGCTTTGCATATTTGCCTTAAGCTGGTTGATGTTCAACCGGGAGATGAGGTGCTGATTCCCGCATTGACCTTTGTCGCAACAGCTAATGCTGTTCACTACTGCGGAGCGATCCCTCATTTTGTCGACAGCTCTCAAAAGACTCTTGGGCTTGACCCGGTAAAACTGGAACAATATTTGCAAGAGATTGCAGATGTTCGTACCGATGGTTGCTGGAACAGGCAGACAGGACGTCGGATCAAGGCAGTTGTCCCCATGCATACATTTGGCCATCCGGTCGACTTGGACAGGCTGGTTGATGTTTGCCAGCGTTATCGTCTGGAGTTAGTTGAGGATGCGGCTGAATCGCTTGGATCCTATTACAAAGGAAAGCACACAGGCAACTGGGGTAAGATGTCCGCGCTTAGCTTTAATGGGAACAAATTGGTCACAACCGGTGGTGGTGGTGCGATCCTGACCAATGACGAATCTCTCGGAAGGTTGGCAAAGCATCTCACCACGACAGCTAAGGTGCCTCATCCATGGGCTTTTTTGCATGACATGGTTGGATACAACTATCGCTTGCCAAACATCAATGCAGCTTTGGGATGTGCACAACTGGAGAAACTCCCAAAGTTCATCGAACGAAAGAGGTCATTGGTACAGACTTATCTCCATGCTTTTGAGAAGATAGAGGGGGTTCAGCTTTTCACAGAGCCTTCCTTCGCTGAGAGCAATTACTGGCTTCAAGTGTTGTTGCTGGATGAGTCTTACAAAGACCACCGTGATGAACTGCTGGAGGCGACCGATCGTGCTAAAATCCAGACTCGCCCTGTTTGGACGCCGTTGCATCGACTGCCCATGTTTCAGCAATGCCCCAGGATGGATGTATCGCTGGCGGAGCAGTTGGAACGAAGAATCATAAACATACCAAGTAGTCCTAATCTGGAGGCAGCAAATCATGGAGAAGCGTAA
- a CDS encoding motility associated factor glycosyltransferase family protein has translation MLVENVKYLKDKFPIAWNVLQAATANLAENNIQLEIAKNEQHTITVHTEGRTNYIHSSYNPQAEAVRFIDQQKEIGLHKHVFFYGVGLGYHIEEFVKRYPNTSFSIYEPHTIIFEQFLSLFDLQQWKKNLKHVYLEDKPGAIHYNLRHFTQNIKEDVCVVVWPSYERLFLGKTNDFIAKFREKVFARKSYMQASRVFSKRITINNVINLSKVVQTPDILSDGMEHFQGKPAVIVAAGPSLDAEYENLRYIKEKKLAYIVSVGSAINSLIKNGIYPDAAATYDGSVKNATVFQKVVDEKITNIPLLFGTTVGFETLKNYPGKLFHFMVNRDTISPYFLRRKDNREFGMVKGYKTISTITLQLLSKLGCDPIILVGQNFAYTQTQRYAKGIDYINPDLNKDKMKDLTTVIDVDGNETVTSRMFDLMRLEMQELLSSLDSTEVINTTKGGARIEGAPFIPLEHVIREKLTQERVVSPQWQKLKHVEYDMEYFKKQAEQMKGIIGKYEQTISKFEELFTEMNHYIQSRNHKQLNKCFNKFDKLFDRLQRNEFNLRVIFPMNNLMFEQILKMFEEVRFSKDVVAKAKRVMEEFRLYLDHCRNDTKVIKYLLEEMQQEVLGESNTV, from the coding sequence ATGTTAGTGGAAAATGTGAAATACCTTAAGGATAAATTTCCAATCGCATGGAATGTGTTACAGGCTGCAACAGCAAACTTAGCAGAGAATAACATTCAATTGGAGATTGCGAAAAATGAACAGCATACGATAACGGTCCATACAGAGGGACGAACTAACTATATACACAGTAGCTATAATCCACAAGCGGAAGCTGTAAGATTTATTGATCAACAAAAGGAGATCGGATTACATAAGCATGTTTTTTTCTATGGTGTTGGACTTGGGTATCATATCGAAGAATTTGTAAAACGGTATCCTAACACCTCCTTTTCGATATATGAGCCCCATACGATAATTTTCGAACAATTTTTATCCTTGTTTGACTTACAGCAGTGGAAAAAAAATCTAAAGCATGTGTATCTTGAAGACAAACCTGGTGCCATCCATTACAACCTAAGACATTTCACACAGAATATAAAGGAAGATGTCTGTGTAGTAGTATGGCCAAGCTATGAAAGACTGTTTTTGGGAAAAACCAACGATTTCATAGCAAAGTTCCGGGAGAAAGTTTTTGCGAGAAAGTCGTATATGCAAGCGAGCAGGGTGTTCTCTAAGCGGATTACAATAAATAATGTTATCAATCTCTCCAAGGTCGTTCAAACGCCCGACATTTTATCTGATGGTATGGAGCACTTTCAAGGAAAACCAGCCGTTATTGTGGCCGCAGGTCCATCTCTTGACGCAGAATATGAAAATCTTCGGTATATAAAAGAGAAAAAGCTCGCTTATATTGTTTCAGTAGGTTCAGCTATTAACTCGCTGATTAAGAATGGAATCTATCCGGACGCCGCCGCTACTTACGATGGTAGTGTAAAAAATGCAACTGTGTTTCAGAAGGTTGTTGATGAGAAGATTACGAATATCCCCCTTTTGTTTGGTACCACTGTTGGCTTTGAGACATTGAAAAACTATCCAGGCAAATTGTTTCATTTTATGGTAAATCGTGATACCATATCTCCGTATTTCTTGCGTAGGAAAGATAATAGGGAGTTTGGTATGGTTAAGGGATATAAGACCATTTCTACTATTACCCTCCAACTCTTATCTAAATTAGGTTGCGATCCAATCATACTTGTCGGTCAAAACTTTGCGTACACACAAACACAGCGGTATGCGAAGGGAATTGATTATATTAACCCAGACTTAAACAAGGATAAGATGAAAGATCTGACTACGGTGATTGACGTTGACGGTAATGAAACGGTAACCAGCCGAATGTTTGATCTTATGAGGCTGGAAATGCAGGAATTATTATCATCCTTAGACTCTACTGAAGTAATTAATACTACTAAAGGGGGTGCGCGAATAGAAGGAGCACCATTTATCCCTTTGGAGCATGTGATCCGGGAAAAGCTCACACAGGAGCGCGTTGTTTCCCCACAGTGGCAAAAGCTAAAACATGTGGAGTACGATATGGAGTACTTCAAGAAACAGGCAGAACAAATGAAAGGGATCATCGGTAAGTATGAACAAACCATCAGTAAGTTTGAAGAACTGTTCACTGAGATGAATCACTACATTCAGAGCAGAAACCATAAACAGCTGAACAAATGTTTCAATAAATTTGATAAATTGTTTGACCGTCTCCAAAGAAATGAGTTTAACTTGAGAGTCATATTTCCGATGAACAACCTGATGTTTGAGCAGATCTTGAAGATGTTTGAGGAAGTCCGATTCTCCAAAGATGTGGTTGCAAAAGCAAAACGGGTTATGGAAGAGTTCCGCCTATATCTAGACCATTGTCGTAACGATACCAAAGTCATTAAGTATCTGCTAGAAGAAATGCAGCAAGAAGTGCTGGGGGAAAGCAATACAGTATAG
- a CDS encoding flagellar protein FlaG → MRIEANGSATGVSTQYSDKAASGSIQTENQGIQERSGDESLERKPNRPDLEKELENLNKWAQSRGTHIKFTLHDKLNEYYIQVVNNETNEVVREIPSKKIMDISAKLQEMIGLLFDERR, encoded by the coding sequence ATGAGGATCGAAGCGAACGGCTCTGCCACTGGTGTCTCGACCCAGTATTCTGACAAAGCAGCGTCAGGCAGCATCCAGACTGAGAATCAGGGAATCCAGGAGCGCAGTGGAGACGAAAGTCTCGAACGAAAACCGAATAGGCCAGATCTAGAGAAGGAGTTAGAAAACTTGAATAAGTGGGCGCAATCGCGGGGTACCCACATCAAGTTTACGCTGCACGACAAACTAAACGAATACTACATCCAGGTCGTCAACAACGAGACAAACGAAGTGGTTCGTGAGATTCCATCCAAGAAAATCATGGACATTTCAGCCAAGCTGCAAGAGATGATCGGATTGCTCTTTGACGAGAGAAGATAG